The following are from one region of the Anaeropeptidivorans aminofermentans genome:
- a CDS encoding PTS galactitol transporter subunit IIC: MEALLNSVNYIIGLGAAVFLPIIMFGLGLLFGLKPGRALRSGIMFGVAFTAVNIFISQLLVGQIAPIAKEAVTQSGLELTALDVGWSAASMISWAWPYAATMFPIQIAVNILMLAIGFTSTLNVDLWNVWSKIFAAAVTYFFTGNLILSYLVAILVVIIELKLGDYVAIRVQKTSGIPDITVPHLGMMFLLPIMPLAYLLDRIPALNKSPLDAAALRRKFGFIGDPMILGAIMGILLGLISGSGITATLKLSITVATVMLVLPRLASIFSEALQPISEAAAEFMKRRFPGKKVYIGLDWPVLAGNESVITSSIILIPVLVLLAFIIPGNKTLPFGDVANFASILMGAAVISKGDLRKTLIMGIPILAIALMGASAVATPFTQLAQSVGYEMPAGAAEITWLKTSPVVWGLFGFLEKNFIIGIVMVVLGLISFYILKKFYAEPDLKELEESQNK, encoded by the coding sequence ATGGAAGCATTATTAAATTCAGTTAATTATATCATCGGGCTTGGAGCCGCTGTTTTTCTTCCCATAATAATGTTTGGTCTCGGCCTTCTTTTCGGGCTTAAGCCGGGCAGGGCACTAAGGTCAGGTATTATGTTTGGTGTTGCCTTTACTGCGGTGAATATTTTCATCTCTCAACTGCTGGTAGGGCAGATTGCACCTATTGCAAAAGAAGCCGTAACCCAATCCGGCCTTGAGCTTACAGCCCTTGATGTAGGCTGGTCTGCCGCTTCTATGATAAGCTGGGCATGGCCCTATGCGGCAACGATGTTTCCCATTCAGATAGCTGTCAATATTTTAATGCTTGCCATAGGCTTTACAAGCACTTTAAATGTTGATTTATGGAATGTGTGGTCAAAGATTTTCGCCGCCGCAGTAACATATTTCTTTACAGGCAATTTGATTCTTTCATACTTAGTGGCAATTTTAGTTGTAATCATAGAGCTTAAGCTTGGCGATTACGTAGCCATACGCGTTCAGAAGACTTCAGGGATACCGGATATTACAGTGCCCCACCTTGGGATGATGTTCCTTCTTCCGATTATGCCTTTGGCCTATCTTCTTGACAGGATACCGGCTTTAAATAAAAGCCCCCTTGATGCAGCGGCTCTCCGTAGAAAGTTCGGTTTTATCGGTGACCCTATGATTTTAGGCGCTATTATGGGTATATTACTTGGATTGATTTCAGGCTCCGGTATTACAGCTACCCTTAAACTGAGCATTACTGTTGCCACAGTTATGCTGGTTCTTCCAAGGCTTGCTTCCATATTCAGTGAAGCCCTTCAGCCTATATCAGAAGCGGCGGCAGAGTTTATGAAGCGCAGATTCCCCGGCAAAAAGGTATATATCGGCCTTGACTGGCCTGTGCTTGCAGGAAACGAATCCGTTATTACATCATCTATCATATTGATTCCTGTATTAGTTCTTCTTGCATTCATTATTCCCGGAAACAAAACTCTTCCTTTCGGAGACGTTGCAAACTTTGCCTCCATATTAATGGGTGCTGCGGTTATCTCCAAAGGTGATTTAAGAAAAACCCTTATCATGGGTATTCCTATTTTAGCTATTGCCCTTATGGGCGCAAGCGCTGTTGCCACGCCGTTTACCCAATTAGCCCAAAGCGTAGGCTACGAAATGCCTGCCGGAGCAGCAGAGATAACATGGCTTAAAACATCACCTGTAGTATGGGGATTATTCGGATTCCTTGAGAAAAACTTCATTATAGGTATCGTAATGGTAGTTCTTGGCCTTATAAGCTTCTATATTTTAAAGAAGTTCTATGCAGAGCCGGATTTAAAAGAATTAGAGGAATCACAAAACAAATAA
- a CDS encoding PTS sugar transporter subunit IIB: MKKVLTICGSGVATSVMCANKIKQFCEKNGIDVEVKAISFGQLDPKSVDADCIVSVNPNLSIDVDVPVISGVSLLTGMGQEQTLQSVVDVLKRGAK, encoded by the coding sequence ATGAAGAAGGTTTTAACAATTTGCGGTTCAGGCGTTGCCACAAGTGTTATGTGTGCCAACAAAATAAAACAGTTTTGCGAGAAAAACGGTATTGATGTCGAAGTAAAGGCAATATCCTTCGGTCAGCTTGACCCTAAAAGCGTAGATGCTGACTGTATCGTATCAGTGAATCCAAACTTATCTATTGATGTAGATGTCCCTGTTATCAGCGGGGTTTCCCTTTTAACAGGCATGGGACAGGAACAGACCCTGCAGTCTGTTGTAGATGTTCTTAAGAGAGGGGCTAAATAA
- a CDS encoding alcohol dehydrogenase catalytic domain-containing protein yields the protein MKAAVFNGIRDITIEEIEKPMPGPDDFVLKVKAAALCGSDLRTYLHGHPKIKTPHVLGHEFAGVVESVGENVTFVKVGDRVAVHPGVPCGHCYYCDRGQQNMCETRKQIGGQYPGAFAEYVNIPGKCIEVGTVVHIPEECSFEIATLGDPLVSALNGQEILNVQYGDTVLILGAGPIGYFHAMLARLKGAGNIILANRSQGRLDYAKEHNIADNYYCIGRDAKDIKPFRDYINSMTEGRGAEVVIVANTSTESARQAVQLAAKNGKVLLFAGFPKDAPELGVDGNLIHYNQLNVMGALGSTPRQYQLAEKMLFTNKINGNIMITHRIPLEEINEGFQKMIDGEGVKIVIDKF from the coding sequence AGAGGAGATAGAAAAGCCCATGCCGGGGCCTGATGATTTTGTATTAAAAGTAAAGGCAGCCGCTCTTTGCGGTTCTGATTTAAGAACTTATCTTCATGGGCACCCTAAAATTAAGACTCCCCATGTTCTTGGTCATGAATTTGCAGGTGTTGTAGAATCCGTAGGGGAAAATGTTACTTTTGTAAAGGTGGGCGACAGAGTTGCAGTTCATCCCGGCGTTCCCTGCGGCCATTGTTATTACTGTGACAGAGGCCAGCAGAACATGTGCGAAACCAGAAAGCAAATCGGCGGCCAGTATCCCGGAGCTTTTGCTGAATATGTTAACATTCCCGGAAAATGCATAGAAGTAGGGACCGTTGTTCATATTCCAGAGGAATGCAGCTTTGAAATAGCTACCTTAGGGGACCCGCTCGTATCTGCCCTTAACGGACAGGAAATACTGAATGTTCAATACGGTGACACGGTGCTTATTTTAGGTGCAGGCCCCATCGGATATTTCCATGCTATGCTTGCTAGACTTAAGGGCGCAGGTAATATTATTCTTGCCAACAGGTCTCAGGGACGTCTGGATTATGCAAAAGAGCATAACATTGCAGATAATTACTACTGCATAGGCAGAGACGCAAAAGACATTAAACCTTTCAGAGATTACATAAATTCCATGACAGAAGGCAGAGGTGCAGAAGTTGTTATCGTTGCCAATACCTCTACGGAATCGGCCCGTCAGGCTGTGCAGCTTGCAGCTAAAAACGGAAAGGTGCTGCTCTTTGCAGGATTTCCAAAGGATGCGCCTGAGCTTGGCGTTGACGGCAATCTTATCCACTATAACCAGTTAAATGTTATGGGCGCTTTAGGCTCTACCCCAAGGCAGTATCAGCTTGCAGAGAAGATGCTTTTTACGAACAAGATAAACGGCAATATTATGATTACCCACCGCATACCGCTTGAAGAAATAAACGAAGGCTTCCAAAAGATGATAGACGGAGAAGGGGTAAAGATAGTTATTGATAAATTTTAG